The bacterium genome has a window encoding:
- the argS gene encoding arginine--tRNA ligase gives MKDRLAENISAVLAALAADSYFPNAAPPNVELTIPKLEAHGDYATNVALIAAKGAGKNPHDVAREIVKRLGDAGGLIERTQIAGPGFINFFLKKAGLFDVIRRVAAERYHFGRVDDGADRRVLVEFVSANPTGPLHIGHGRGAVTGDALSRVLAAAGFHVSREYYINDAGVQIETLGRSTWLRYRQLIDKKNEPLADGLYQGAYIREHARALRAERGGGLTEADIPMIAQFAAGRILKEIEDDLAAIGVTFDHFYSERSLHERGLVRQKLEALKASGLAFEQDGALWFRSTHYGDEKDRVLVKSTGETTYLAADVAYHGDKIDRGFDQLIDIWGADHHGYIARMKAAIGALGRDPHMLTCLLIQMVNLLRGGERVSMSTRAGEFVTLRELTGEVGADATRFFFLMRRHDSQLDFDVDLAKDRSNKNPVFYVQYMHARICSVFAKAAEAGIDVPDADAILAAGAGGDNIGDAMPIVETILAKPKGDAGINLSRLGESEEVQIAQHLAELPNVVRRAALDREPHRLTVYVMELAGMFHPYYFQHRIISDDAELTRTRLAFLWAIRQATRNVLAILGISAPETM, from the coding sequence ATGAAAGACCGACTCGCCGAAAACATCTCCGCCGTTCTTGCCGCGCTTGCCGCGGACAGCTATTTCCCGAACGCGGCGCCGCCGAATGTCGAATTGACGATCCCCAAACTGGAGGCGCACGGCGACTACGCGACCAACGTCGCGCTCATCGCCGCCAAGGGCGCGGGCAAGAACCCGCACGACGTCGCGCGCGAAATCGTCAAGCGCCTTGGCGATGCAGGCGGGCTCATCGAACGCACGCAGATCGCGGGACCGGGATTCATCAATTTCTTTTTGAAGAAGGCCGGGCTGTTCGATGTCATCCGCCGCGTCGCGGCCGAGCGCTATCACTTCGGGCGAGTGGACGACGGCGCGGACCGGCGCGTGCTCGTCGAATTCGTTTCCGCGAATCCCACGGGGCCGTTGCACATCGGCCACGGGCGCGGCGCGGTGACGGGCGATGCACTTTCCCGCGTGCTCGCGGCGGCCGGCTTTCACGTCTCTCGCGAGTACTACATCAACGACGCCGGCGTGCAGATCGAAACGCTGGGCCGATCGACGTGGCTGCGTTACCGGCAGCTCATCGACAAAAAGAACGAGCCGCTTGCCGACGGGCTCTACCAGGGCGCGTATATCCGCGAGCACGCCCGGGCGCTGCGCGCCGAGCGCGGCGGCGGCCTGACCGAGGCCGACATTCCGATGATCGCGCAGTTCGCTGCCGGGCGGATCCTGAAGGAGATCGAGGACGACCTCGCCGCCATCGGCGTCACGTTCGATCATTTCTATTCCGAACGCTCGCTGCACGAGCGGGGGCTGGTGCGCCAGAAGCTCGAGGCTCTGAAGGCGAGCGGCCTCGCATTCGAGCAGGACGGCGCGTTGTGGTTTCGCAGCACGCATTACGGCGACGAGAAGGACCGCGTGCTGGTGAAGTCCACGGGCGAGACGACGTACCTCGCGGCGGACGTCGCGTATCACGGCGACAAGATCGACCGCGGGTTCGATCAGCTTATCGACATCTGGGGCGCGGATCACCACGGCTACATCGCGCGCATGAAAGCGGCGATCGGCGCGCTCGGCCGCGACCCGCACATGCTGACGTGTTTGCTGATCCAGATGGTGAACCTGCTACGCGGCGGCGAGCGCGTTTCGATGAGTACGCGCGCGGGCGAGTTCGTGACGCTGCGCGAGTTGACCGGGGAAGTCGGCGCGGACGCGACACGCTTTTTCTTTTTAATGCGCCGGCACGATTCGCAGCTCGATTTCGACGTCGATCTCGCGAAGGACCGCTCGAACAAGAACCCCGTCTTTTACGTGCAATACATGCACGCGCGCATCTGCTCGGTGTTCGCCAAGGCGGCCGAAGCGGGCATCGACGTGCCGGACGCGGACGCGATCCTCGCCGCGGGCGCGGGCGGCGATAACATCGGCGACGCAATGCCGATCGTGGAGACCATCCTCGCGAAGCCGAAGGGCGACGCGGGCATCAATCTTTCACGCCTCGGCGAATCGGAGGAGGTTCAAATCGCGCAGCACCTCGCGGAATTGCCGAACGTCGTGCGCCGCGCCGCGCTCGACCGCGAGCCGCACCGGCTGACAGTGTACGTCATGGAACTCGCGGGCATGTTCCACCCGTATTACTTCCAGCACCGCATCATCTCCGACGACGCCGAACTCACGCGCACGCGCCTCGCGTTCCTCTGGGCGATCCGCCAGGCGACGCGCAATGTGCTGGCGATACTGGGGATCAGCGCGCCGGAGACGATGTAG